The proteins below are encoded in one region of Pontibacter deserti:
- a CDS encoding TonB-dependent receptor, whose translation MKHLFTLLLLACCVSMSVAQTRYTISGYVREKGSREQLIGVSIYQPGTTISTSTNTYGFYSITLPATDSVKLAFGYLGYKQEIRTIALNKHVELNIDLQQLETSLKEVEVVAERVEKVSQTVEMSKIEVPVSQIKNIPMLLGEKDVMKVLQLMPGVQKGSEGNSGIYVRGGGPDQNLIILDDATVYNASHLFGFFSLFNGDALKSVELTKGGFPARYGGRLSSVIELNMKDGNKEELHGEGGIGLISSRLMLEGPLKKGKSSFLISGRRTYADILARPFMPVDGKAGYYFYDLNTKVNYDFGRKNKLYLSGYFGQDRFYYRNKEDDSETDGGVNWGNATGTLRWNHLFNERLFSNTSLIFSRYRFNITAEESDEENGNFDLNYFSGIQDVALKSDFDFLPNPQHSIKVGVQSTFHMFTPSALVLKDSEIKESKDHKESINSVESSVYVEDTYKPSPKFRVNAGFRLSHFASENKNYIMPEPRLSAAYNIFDDLAVKASYARMNQYVHLISNTGIGLPTDLWVPTTDRVAPQRSQQVAVGIAKDFIEKDLALTVEGYYKKSDNIIGYKEGASFLMIDDPETADEVSWEDNITAGQAWSYGLEFLLQKKVGRFSGWAGYTLSWTQHQFDSVNYGKKFYARYDRRHDISLVGIYELRENITLSGTWVYGTGNAVTMPIGSYSDNSHKPSKYEIEWYSYYYNKAVDYGERNSSRMAAYHRMDVGIQFHKKKKWGERTWEISFYNAYNRKNPFFYYISEEYKDGERTEAKLKQITLFPIVPSFSYGFKF comes from the coding sequence GGTTATGTGCGGGAGAAAGGTAGCAGGGAACAACTCATTGGGGTAAGTATTTACCAGCCCGGCACTACCATAAGTACAAGCACCAATACCTACGGCTTTTACTCCATAACCTTGCCTGCCACCGATTCTGTTAAACTAGCTTTTGGCTACCTGGGCTACAAGCAGGAAATAAGAACTATAGCTTTAAACAAACATGTGGAACTGAACATTGACCTGCAGCAACTGGAGACCTCACTTAAAGAAGTGGAAGTTGTGGCGGAGCGTGTAGAAAAAGTAAGCCAGACCGTGGAGATGAGTAAGATTGAGGTGCCTGTTTCCCAAATTAAAAATATACCTATGCTGCTGGGTGAAAAGGATGTGATGAAGGTGCTGCAGTTGATGCCGGGGGTGCAGAAAGGTAGCGAAGGAAACAGCGGTATTTATGTGCGTGGTGGTGGCCCGGACCAGAACCTGATCATACTGGATGATGCTACCGTTTACAATGCCTCGCACCTGTTTGGGTTTTTCTCGCTGTTTAACGGCGATGCCCTCAAAAGTGTAGAGCTGACCAAAGGTGGTTTCCCGGCACGCTATGGTGGCAGGTTATCTTCCGTTATAGAGCTGAACATGAAGGACGGGAACAAAGAAGAACTGCACGGGGAAGGCGGTATCGGGCTCATTTCATCCAGGTTGATGCTGGAAGGCCCCCTGAAGAAGGGTAAATCTTCCTTTTTGATCTCTGGCCGCAGAACGTACGCTGATATACTTGCCCGACCGTTTATGCCTGTTGATGGCAAAGCTGGTTATTATTTCTATGACCTGAACACCAAGGTTAACTATGATTTTGGCCGCAAAAACAAACTATACCTGAGCGGCTACTTTGGGCAGGACCGTTTCTATTATCGCAACAAAGAAGATGACAGTGAAACAGATGGAGGTGTGAACTGGGGAAATGCCACCGGTACGCTTCGCTGGAACCACCTGTTTAACGAGCGCCTGTTCTCTAACACGTCGTTAATCTTTAGCCGTTACCGTTTCAACATTACAGCAGAAGAAAGTGATGAAGAGAATGGCAACTTCGACCTGAACTACTTCTCGGGCATACAGGATGTTGCTTTAAAGTCTGATTTTGATTTCCTTCCAAATCCGCAGCATTCCATTAAAGTAGGTGTGCAGTCAACGTTCCATATGTTTACGCCAAGCGCACTGGTTCTTAAAGATTCAGAAATAAAAGAATCGAAGGATCATAAGGAAAGTATAAACAGTGTGGAGTCTTCGGTGTATGTGGAAGATACTTATAAGCCATCGCCTAAATTCAGGGTAAATGCCGGTTTCCGTTTAAGTCACTTCGCCTCCGAGAATAAGAATTATATTATGCCGGAGCCACGTTTATCAGCAGCTTACAACATCTTTGATGATCTGGCTGTGAAAGCTTCTTATGCCCGCATGAACCAGTATGTGCACCTGATTAGCAACACAGGTATAGGCTTACCTACAGACCTTTGGGTACCAACTACAGACCGGGTAGCACCACAACGGTCGCAGCAGGTGGCAGTAGGTATTGCCAAAGATTTTATAGAGAAAGACCTTGCCCTTACGGTAGAGGGGTATTACAAAAAATCAGACAATATTATTGGTTATAAAGAAGGAGCCAGCTTCCTAATGATAGATGACCCGGAGACTGCTGATGAAGTGAGTTGGGAAGATAACATTACTGCCGGCCAGGCCTGGTCCTATGGTCTGGAGTTCCTGTTACAGAAAAAGGTTGGCCGCTTCTCGGGTTGGGCTGGCTATACATTGTCCTGGACACAGCATCAGTTCGATTCTGTTAACTATGGTAAAAAGTTCTACGCCCGTTACGACCGCCGCCATGATATATCGCTGGTTGGTATTTACGAGCTGCGCGAGAATATTACGTTATCTGGAACGTGGGTGTATGGTACAGGCAATGCGGTTACAATGCCAATAGGCAGTTACAGCGATAACTCTCACAAGCCATCTAAGTATGAGATAGAGTGGTACTCATATTATTATAACAAAGCAGTAGATTATGGCGAGCGCAACAGTTCGCGGATGGCTGCTTACCACCGCATGGATGTGGGTATACAGTTCCATAAAAAGAAGAAGTGGGGCGAACGAACCTGGGAGATAAGTTTTTATAATGCCTATAACCGCAAAAATCCATTCTTTTATTATATCTCCGAAGAGTATAAAGATGGCGAACGAACGGAAGCAAAACTGAAGCAGATTACGCTCTTCCCAATCGTTCCTTCATTTAGTTATGGTTTCAAATTCTGA
- a CDS encoding DUF4249 domain-containing protein, translated as MKTLRLITLLLVSIAVTFTGCESDVDNIDSFESKSKLVVLSYISPQDTMLEVRVQKTQPAIGKQLTDEQRKVKDATVTISNGTSVVSLAYNAETNQYEADARAWPIEAGKTYKLKVVAPGATAEASCTVPFTDGIEITEATAPYSIIEDYYGQSVRRYTITFKWRDAPNVKNFYRTLAFKEYSITDFYGKRVYKEGLYASYEDDKEIQDDEETDNGIMTSEPLVFHDYNYENIDKPYYIHCVLVVSDQNYYLYHRSLDEQEESNGNPFAEPTLMYTNMEGGIGVFAGYNQLLSTIEIE; from the coding sequence ATGAAAACTTTACGATTAATAACCCTGCTGTTGGTAAGTATAGCTGTAACCTTTACAGGCTGCGAAAGCGATGTGGATAATATAGATTCCTTCGAAAGTAAGTCGAAACTGGTTGTGCTCTCCTATATATCGCCGCAGGATACAATGCTGGAGGTAAGGGTGCAGAAAACCCAGCCTGCTATAGGCAAGCAACTAACCGATGAACAACGGAAGGTTAAGGATGCAACTGTTACTATTTCAAATGGTACTTCCGTTGTAAGCCTGGCCTACAATGCTGAAACAAACCAGTACGAAGCCGATGCACGCGCATGGCCTATAGAAGCCGGAAAAACATATAAGTTAAAAGTGGTTGCTCCGGGCGCCACTGCTGAAGCATCCTGCACCGTTCCTTTTACTGATGGTATAGAGATAACAGAAGCAACAGCCCCATATAGTATTATTGAGGATTATTATGGGCAGAGCGTGCGCAGGTATACTATAACTTTTAAATGGCGGGATGCACCCAATGTCAAAAATTTCTACCGCACCCTGGCTTTCAAAGAATACTCAATTACAGACTTTTATGGTAAGCGCGTTTACAAAGAAGGCCTTTATGCCAGCTACGAGGATGATAAGGAGATCCAGGATGATGAGGAAACTGACAATGGAATAATGACATCAGAACCTTTGGTTTTCCATGATTACAACTATGAAAATATAGACAAACCGTATTATATACATTGTGTACTCGTGGTATCAGACCAAAACTACTATTTATACCATCGTTCACTAGACGAACAGGAAGAATCGAACGGAAACCCTTTTGCTGAACCTACCCTGATGTATACCAACATGGAAGGAGGTATTGGCG